AAAACTTTTCCAAGCAATACTTCATCTGGGCAACATTGTCAGACCAAAAGTAGTTGAACATTATCTAGACGGGCTGTAAAATTCTTAATGGCCCACACTGGTAGCGCACGGCTGTATTTCCCCTACCTGTAAAGAAGTAAGGACTGCCACCTAGATCAGCTGGTCTTTTCTGTAAGACGAGGCAACAATTGCGCTAAGTTGCAAGGCTGGGTACTTGAACTTAGCAGAGATCTGATAAGACAATCCCAAGCAGTTTCTACAGCGTCTAGTGAGCCTGGCAACACAAAGATCAAAGTTCCATTAGCGACACCTGCCAGGCAACGACTCTGAACTGCGCTGGTGCCAATTTTTCTGAACGAGAGCGAGCGGAATAACTCACCAAAGCCCTCAATTGTTTTGTCAAGTAATGGTGTCACTGCCTCGGGTGTGCCATCACGCCCAGTAAGGCCAGTACCACCACTCGTGATTACTACCTGCACATCAGAGTCAGCGATCCAACGACTCAGTTCAGCACGGATAAAGTAGCGATTGTCGGGTACAAGGCGTCTTTCCAATAGATGATGGCCTGCAGTCTCCAGCCTTTGCTGTAGACACTCGCCGCTAGTGTCTTCGGTCAAGGTACGACTGTCAGAGATGGTCAGCAAAGCAATAGAGAGAGCCAGGACTAGCAGAAAATTGCTGGTTGCAACGCTAAAACTATATGAGACTCTTCATGAAAACTCCCATGCACGAAGCAACTACCGGATCACTGCGAGTTTTGCTATTTGCTTCACTACGCGACCAAGCTGGATGGGGAGAGCGATTAATGACATTACCTAGTGGTGTACCGAGACCTGCGGCAGTGGATATATGGAATTTATTAGCTCTTGGACCTCTTCCTGCAGAAGTTCGAGTAGCAATCAATCAGAAGCTTGTAGATAAGCATCAACCAGTATCTGTTGGTGACGAAGTTGCTTTCCTACCACCATTCACGGGAGGTTGACGAGATTAATAGCGATGAGTCAAAAAACACGGGTATTAATCTCCTCAGAGGCTTTTTCTCCTTGGGAGAGTCTAGATAACTGGCTAGAAGATGCAGCAGCAAGTGCAATTTTCATTGGTCGGGTGCGTGATCAAAGCTGGGAGGGTAATCCTCTACAGACTCTAGAACTCACTCACTACCCGGGCATGTGTGAGCGGCAAATTCATATGAGTGCTGAGGTCTTGCTACGGAAGCACAAAGCAATCTCAGCTCTAGTAGTACATAGAGTTGGGCAACTTGTACCTGGCGAGGTGATCTTGCTGGTAGCAGTGGCAGCAGACCACCGTGGGCAAGCCCAACGCTGCTGCACAGCTTTATTAGAATCGCTCAAGCATGAGGCACCTTTCTGGAAACGAGAGTGTTGTGATAGCCGAAGTAGGTGGCTAACAGATA
The sequence above is drawn from the cyanobiont of Ornithocercus magnificus genome and encodes:
- a CDS encoding molybdenum cofactor biosynthesis protein B, coding for MTEDTSGECLQQRLETAGHHLLERRLVPDNRYFIRAELSRWIADSDVQVVITSGGTGLTGRDGTPEAVTPLLDKTIEGFGELFRSLSFRKIGTSAVQSRCLAGVANGTLIFVLPGSLDAVETAWDCLIRSLLSSSTQPCNLAQLLPRLTEKTS
- a CDS encoding MoaD/ThiS family protein; its protein translation is MHEATTGSLRVLLFASLRDQAGWGERLMTLPSGVPRPAAVDIWNLLALGPLPAEVRVAINQKLVDKHQPVSVGDEVAFLPPFTGG
- a CDS encoding molybdenum cofactor biosynthesis protein MoaE, producing MSQKTRVLISSEAFSPWESLDNWLEDAAASAIFIGRVRDQSWEGNPLQTLELTHYPGMCERQIHMSAEVLLRKHKAISALVVHRVGQLVPGEVILLVAVAADHRGQAQRCCTALLESLKHEAPFWKRECCDSRSRWLTDNTEL